In the genome of Bryobacteraceae bacterium, one region contains:
- a CDS encoding protein kinase: MSSQRYVIRQILGRGGMGAVYRAWDEETRREVTLKTLLDVQDRTMLDLFYKECRVLASLNHPNIVDIYDVGEMDIEGGRKPYFVMPLLHGVTLDRLIAEHSHRLSVERVVDIMAQACRGLHAAHERGLVHRDIKPSNIFVMDDDSVKIIDFGVAHLSDSRTATTLKGTLHYMAPEQVQMQKPTALSDLFSLGVVAYQTLTRRRPFEGTSMDEVVQAILNRVPPPVSDYNPVVNRAISQVIHKAMAKQPWHRFASAREFGDNMQRAQRGEPIDAFDETKITPRLQRARKAVEAGELDFANEVLGGLEAEGFLHPEMMPLRRQLDQTLKTRTVRQLHESARRFLDEDEYQLALQKVQELIQVDPHNTSALALKAEIEGKRSTEQVTKWLKLAQQHLDQHAYGHARQAVESVLEIKPEDTSAKKLLNEIDQKEQDYVRLRKKKEEVYQAAVKAWERGDVSIALADMEQVIDLEAKAPETASPEKAALYQQFFNKVRSEADELKTAYETSRRLVAEHNLSEALGICGEYLKRFPSHALFQALKVDIEEQQRHELSAYIARIDREVEDEPDLDRRVSILREALSARPKEPHFERSLQLITAKRELVESIVSRARGFEEKGQYQEAGGQWEMLRTIYPMYPGLDIEIDRVVKRQHARSRDEAKARWAGQIDRALGARDWQRARDLATSALGEFPNDGELSALDDLARQGLERAEAGRQLMAEGRQQCESGELDNGIETLRRAFAMNDHSVTVRGALVDALLRRVRSVQETEPAKAEDSIQEILDLEPSNVAAMSLRTLIQDRRKADYVEQVVAKARQHQAAGSLEHALTAVGQGLAAYPMEARLTQLRDSLERSRTETQRGIMRRNDLDQLRRLERQADAASPEERKNLFEQTVTIGNRHLGDSDFDSVLAAVRQKLKDVKQPEPSRPSLPKQTVEAKPVTPVPPKPVIPASKQTPARLPVPEPPSSPPPAAEPSQAPVLPVTPLPPPAPPPPGLRSPARKEPPPAPRTGKPARAPKGVLIAAGVAVLALIGGALAWRALRVAPAPITPPPVAEPGVPPPATPAAATVRVHTDLTEAAVTLDSVDRGPVPGGQGFDLAELLDGDHLLKVNAREGAVELVFRSAAGQAPEFSNPTVPPTLTAVVVAAGGGKGRVFSSKAPARISFDGGSAFQNVPAEGVALEAMPEGMRDVVIEIDGKRRTESLQVDAAPGISLLLYSNRAPVSKGQVVISANEGGFEVLLDGRPVSYRQRGGDYVVANLDVGRRKITIRKPGFTVEPETSTVEIRENQAAPLTVKLTGIPVRLSIRGGTPGAQVVLMPAQRVIGATDAQGNFTTTELAAGEHLLEFRKRGYRSRQTPVTLSTSSETTLSGNDVAIAMATAVVYINKVEPKSGNVAVVVEQSKGVLPYQGPVRFPDVPAKVVVPEGFYNFTFSANGYESSTISAQLEGKLTEIKLDVRLTKK; the protein is encoded by the coding sequence ATGTCCAGCCAGCGTTACGTCATTCGACAGATCTTGGGCCGAGGCGGCATGGGGGCCGTGTATCGCGCCTGGGATGAGGAAACACGCCGCGAAGTCACGCTGAAAACCCTCCTCGACGTGCAGGACAGGACGATGCTGGACCTGTTCTACAAAGAGTGCCGCGTCCTCGCCTCGCTCAACCATCCCAACATCGTCGACATCTACGACGTCGGCGAGATGGATATCGAAGGCGGCCGCAAACCGTACTTCGTGATGCCGCTGCTGCACGGAGTCACACTCGACCGCCTCATCGCCGAACACAGCCACCGGCTGAGCGTGGAGCGGGTGGTGGACATCATGGCGCAGGCCTGCCGCGGGCTCCACGCCGCTCACGAGCGGGGGTTGGTGCACCGCGACATAAAGCCGTCGAACATCTTCGTCATGGACGACGACTCGGTGAAGATCATCGATTTCGGCGTCGCTCATCTTTCCGACAGCCGCACCGCCACCACGCTGAAGGGCACGCTCCACTACATGGCTCCGGAGCAGGTGCAGATGCAGAAGCCCACCGCGCTTTCGGATCTGTTTTCCCTCGGCGTGGTCGCCTACCAGACGCTCACGCGGCGGCGGCCGTTCGAGGGCACGTCGATGGACGAGGTAGTGCAGGCGATTCTCAACCGCGTCCCGCCGCCGGTTTCCGACTACAACCCGGTGGTGAACCGCGCCATCTCCCAGGTGATCCACAAGGCGATGGCCAAGCAGCCGTGGCACCGCTTCGCCTCGGCGCGCGAGTTCGGCGACAACATGCAGCGGGCGCAGCGCGGCGAACCGATCGACGCCTTCGACGAGACGAAGATCACGCCGCGGCTGCAGCGCGCCAGAAAGGCGGTGGAGGCCGGCGAACTCGATTTCGCCAACGAAGTGCTCGGCGGGCTGGAAGCCGAGGGCTTCCTGCACCCGGAGATGATGCCGCTGCGGCGTCAGCTCGACCAGACGCTCAAAACCCGGACAGTGCGGCAGCTTCACGAAAGCGCCCGCCGCTTCCTCGACGAAGACGAGTATCAACTGGCCCTGCAGAAGGTGCAGGAGTTGATCCAGGTGGATCCGCACAATACTTCGGCGCTCGCGCTGAAGGCCGAAATCGAAGGGAAGCGATCCACCGAGCAGGTGACCAAATGGCTGAAGCTGGCCCAGCAGCACCTCGATCAGCACGCCTACGGACACGCGCGGCAAGCCGTGGAGAGCGTCCTCGAGATCAAGCCGGAAGACACCTCCGCCAAGAAGCTCCTGAATGAAATCGACCAGAAGGAGCAGGACTATGTGCGTCTGCGGAAGAAGAAAGAAGAGGTCTACCAGGCGGCTGTGAAGGCGTGGGAGCGCGGCGACGTGAGCATCGCGCTCGCCGACATGGAACAGGTGATCGACCTGGAAGCGAAGGCTCCGGAGACGGCGTCGCCCGAGAAGGCCGCCCTGTACCAGCAGTTCTTCAACAAGGTTCGGTCCGAAGCCGACGAGCTCAAGACGGCGTACGAAACATCGCGCCGGCTGGTGGCCGAGCACAACCTCAGCGAGGCGCTCGGCATCTGCGGGGAGTATCTGAAGCGCTTCCCATCGCACGCGCTTTTCCAGGCGCTGAAGGTGGATATCGAGGAACAGCAGCGGCACGAGCTTTCCGCCTACATCGCCCGGATCGACCGCGAAGTGGAAGACGAGCCGGACTTGGACCGCCGCGTTTCGATTCTCCGCGAGGCGCTCTCCGCCCGGCCGAAGGAACCCCACTTCGAACGGTCTTTGCAGTTGATCACGGCGAAGCGCGAGCTGGTTGAGTCGATCGTCAGCCGCGCCCGCGGCTTCGAAGAGAAGGGCCAGTACCAGGAAGCCGGCGGTCAGTGGGAAATGTTGCGCACGATCTATCCGATGTATCCCGGGCTCGACATCGAGATCGATCGCGTGGTGAAGCGGCAGCACGCCCGTTCCCGCGACGAAGCAAAGGCCCGCTGGGCCGGGCAGATCGACCGTGCGCTGGGCGCCCGGGATTGGCAACGCGCCCGAGACCTGGCCACGTCGGCGCTGGGCGAGTTTCCGAACGACGGTGAGCTTAGCGCGCTCGACGACCTGGCGCGGCAGGGCCTGGAGCGCGCCGAAGCCGGCCGCCAGTTGATGGCCGAAGGCAGGCAGCAGTGCGAATCCGGCGAACTCGACAACGGCATCGAAACGCTGCGCCGCGCCTTTGCGATGAACGATCACAGCGTCACCGTGCGCGGAGCGCTGGTCGATGCTCTGCTCCGCCGGGTCCGCTCGGTGCAGGAGACGGAGCCGGCCAAGGCCGAGGATTCCATCCAGGAGATTCTCGACCTCGAGCCTTCCAACGTCGCCGCGATGAGCCTGCGGACGCTCATCCAGGACCGCCGCAAGGCCGACTACGTGGAGCAGGTGGTGGCGAAGGCGCGCCAGCACCAGGCCGCCGGCAGTCTCGAACACGCGCTCACCGCCGTCGGCCAGGGTCTGGCCGCGTATCCCATGGAGGCCCGCCTCACGCAGTTGCGCGATTCGCTCGAACGCAGCCGCACCGAGACGCAGCGCGGCATCATGCGCCGCAACGACCTCGATCAGCTCCGGCGGCTCGAGAGGCAAGCCGACGCCGCCTCGCCGGAGGAACGGAAGAATCTGTTCGAGCAGACGGTCACGATTGGCAATCGCCACCTTGGCGACAGCGACTTCGACTCCGTGCTGGCGGCCGTCCGGCAAAAGCTGAAGGATGTGAAGCAGCCGGAGCCTTCACGGCCGAGCCTGCCGAAGCAGACCGTTGAGGCCAAGCCGGTAACCCCAGTTCCGCCGAAACCGGTGATCCCGGCATCGAAACAGACTCCGGCGCGGTTGCCCGTTCCCGAACCTCCGTCGTCGCCGCCACCGGCCGCTGAGCCGTCACAGGCGCCGGTTCTCCCGGTTACGCCGCTTCCGCCACCGGCGCCGCCGCCTCCCGGGCTTCGATCTCCCGCGCGGAAGGAACCGCCGCCGGCGCCGCGAACCGGCAAGCCCGCCCGGGCTCCGAAGGGCGTATTGATTGCCGCCGGTGTGGCGGTGCTCGCGCTGATCGGCGGCGCCCTCGCCTGGCGCGCCCTCCGCGTCGCGCCGGCGCCGATCACGCCGCCGCCGGTAGCCGAGCCCGGCGTCCCTCCCCCCGCGACTCCCGCGGCCGCCACCGTCCGCGTCCACACCGATCTCACCGAAGCCGCCGTCACGCTCGACTCCGTCGACCGCGGGCCGGTGCCCGGCGGCCAGGGGTTCGATCTCGCGGAACTGCTCGACGGCGATCATCTTCTGAAGGTGAATGCGCGCGAAGGAGCCGTGGAGCTCGTTTTCCGGTCCGCCGCCGGACAGGCGCCGGAATTCTCGAACCCCACGGTTCCCCCAACGCTGACGGCGGTGGTGGTGGCGGCCGGGGGCGGCAAGGGGCGCGTGTTCAGTTCCAAGGCCCCGGCGCGGATCAGTTTCGATGGCGGCTCAGCGTTCCAGAATGTCCCCGCGGAAGGCGTCGCGCTCGAAGCAATGCCGGAGGGAATGCGCGACGTCGTCATCGAGATCGACGGCAAGCGGCGCACCGAAAGCCTGCAGGTGGACGCCGCGCCCGGCATCTCGCTGCTGCTCTATTCGAATCGGGCACCCGTCTCCAAAGGCCAGGTGGTGATCTCAGCCAACGAAGGCGGCTTCGAAGTGCTGCTCGATGGACGACCGGTCAGCTACCGGCAACGCGGCGGCGACTACGTCGTCGCCAACCTCGACGTCGGACGGCGAAAGATCACGATTCGCAAGCCGGGCTTCACGGTGGAGCCGGAGACGTCGACGGTCGAGATCCGCGAGAATCAGGCCGCGCCGCTGACCGTGAAACTGACGGGGATTCCGGTGCGCCTTTCTATTCGGGGCGGAACGCCGGGCGCGCAAGTGGTGCTGATGCCCGCGCAGCGCGTGATCGGCGCCACCGACGCCCAGGGGAATTTCACCACTACCGAGCTCGCCGCCGGCGAGCACCTGCTCGAGTTCCGGAAGCGCGGCTACAGAAGCCGTCAGACGCCGGTGACGCTTTCCACCAGTTCCGAGACCACGTTGAGCGGTAACGATGTGGCGATCGCGATGGCGACGGCTGTGGTCTACATCAACAAAGTGGAGCCGAAATCCGGCAACGTCGCCGTGGTGGTGGAGCAGAGCAAGGGCGTGCTGCCCTACCAGGGTCCGGTGCGTTTCCCGGATGTGCCCGCAAAGGTGGTGGTGCCCGAAGGCTTCTACAACTTCACGTTCTCGGCCAACGGCTACGAGTCTTCCACGATCAGCGCGCAGCTCGAGGGCAAGCTGACCGAAATCAAGCTCGACGTTCGACTTACGAAAAAATAG
- the add gene encoding adenosine deaminase — MSDFYTALPKAELHLHLEGSLDAGVIGELAPEVTAEEVAKRYRFGDFGGFIEAYKWAVGLLRSPADYALAARRLFERLAAERVSYAEVTLSAGVALWKQLDFAAVFDSVAEEAERAPVTVRWVLDAIRHFGPEHALAVARLAAARADRGVVAYGLGGDEARGPLEWFGDAFAVARDGGLKLVPHAGENTDAASVWAAVHAGAFRIGHGIRAVDDPDLMAALRDGRIPLEICVTSNVATGAVASAEAHPLRRLFEAGVPLILNTDDPGMFATTLAAEYRLAGERLGFSDAELEGLAAESFGYACDLEAATLK; from the coding sequence GTGAGTGATTTCTACACGGCTCTTCCGAAGGCCGAACTGCATCTGCATCTGGAAGGGTCGCTGGACGCGGGGGTAATCGGCGAACTGGCGCCGGAAGTAACGGCCGAAGAGGTGGCGAAGCGATACCGGTTCGGCGATTTCGGGGGGTTCATCGAAGCGTACAAATGGGCGGTGGGACTGCTACGGTCGCCCGCGGACTACGCGCTGGCGGCGCGACGGCTGTTCGAGCGCCTGGCCGCGGAGCGGGTTTCGTACGCCGAAGTTACGCTCTCGGCGGGCGTGGCGCTTTGGAAACAACTGGACTTCGCCGCCGTATTCGACAGCGTGGCCGAAGAGGCGGAACGCGCGCCGGTGACGGTGCGATGGGTGCTCGATGCGATCCGGCACTTCGGCCCCGAGCACGCGCTGGCGGTCGCACGCCTGGCGGCGGCGCGGGCGGACCGTGGCGTGGTGGCGTACGGCCTTGGCGGCGACGAGGCGCGAGGCCCACTCGAGTGGTTCGGCGACGCGTTCGCAGTAGCTCGCGACGGCGGGTTGAAACTCGTGCCGCACGCGGGGGAGAACACTGACGCCGCATCCGTATGGGCGGCCGTTCACGCCGGAGCCTTCCGGATCGGCCATGGCATTCGGGCCGTCGACGACCCCGATCTGATGGCGGCGCTCCGGGACGGGCGGATTCCACTGGAGATCTGCGTGACGAGCAATGTCGCCACGGGCGCGGTGGCGAGCGCCGAAGCGCATCCGCTGCGCCGGCTATTCGAAGCCGGGGTCCCGTTGATCCTGAACACGGACGACCCGGGCATGTTCGCCACCACGCTCGCGGCGGAATACCGCCTCGCCGGCGAACGGCTCGGCTTCTCCGACGCGGAACTGGAGGGGCTGGCCGCGGAGTCCTTCGGCTACGCGTGCGACCTCGAGGCCGCTACCCTCAAATAG